The following coding sequences are from one Lipingzhangella halophila window:
- a CDS encoding TIGR02680 family protein: protein MSDAGEPVTTLPAAARVQRYQLNRAGICNVWQYDDHTFQFADGRLLLRGRNGAGKSKALEMLLPFLLDGDARRLDTTGTGRTSLRWLLLGGRAAEPDEDEDPEDPEDDDTGEETSTLGYLWVEFALGEDDGDARWITLGAAITASASTDARSVFFVTDRSVGTDLELVTDGRPLPVERLRTEVGTDNCFDSAVPYRARVMRDLFGIDDPVRYRNLVHLLYRLRRPTIGERLEAGELVSVLAEALPPMDESIIDEVARNISDLEEARERLATLRAAREEVGAFLTDYRGYLHGALHGQVRSVREQVTAYQRRDAEVERLRAELDQLVASESAAQEERDRLRRTRDTAASDAATLNTAGAVPPVASDEVHEARYAAVTAYVRAAEASWAAAGFAVTTEEQARQRLAADIGAIERALSELQRLHTQVVECAREGGLGSLQLGQIPRPVSTTLAPRESVSQVDLEGVERAVEREPVSGIDLADLRRGLAELHDRMTAADSHAVERAGAATALRDLAADLAAAERREEALTGEEESADAVLERAHERERAAIERVRAASAEYATQVREWGTTLRESVPDSDLSDPLARLEEQVELPLDEAMRVLDPDVPEKVARAAHEIVDPLLRDLRGRRDTAVGEERELVTELDELSDRKAGTPGHVAAPPPAWATADREEAAGIPLYRTVDFVESLTPDECAGLEAALEASGLLSGWIAADGTVVDPTTGDLMLTAGRQATGRTLLDVLTPVCDPASGVADRTVAALLASVALLPAAGEGEPEARHRRLGSNAASSAVALDGRWRLGVASGAHHKSAPEYIGEQARAEARDRQLANVDRRIAIAEALLAEAGERRGDIETRYAALIDISRAVPDGRDLVGAWAALDNARSWLADARRAHSAARDEAATARSTVLDLRSRLRERASEAGATALPTAGAALADTVTALEALRVRVGAAQQDLEALAVLLAEYQRHVEEWERARSDRIIAEDARTSAISDMITVRRRIELTDRARAAAPDQIESAVGEVRGRMDQAGGQLPEAERAAQQARDDRVAAETRLDAAVFERAEQARRTLAAGAALREMLGDADGEADSALLAAAGLTGLTGVWADEEGSAATETGGDADPATGDDALADRVSALETLVTALEGGLEPPEKAAEVDDSGILRRREELHRLLTGTDTAADGRAPRRSSIGARTELTEPNGIKRLTVHDDDGSRDIAEYADRLDEAIARAEEAALMCEEEAFERHLLGELAGHLARQIDDARALIANMNDVLASVTTSQGLGVRMDWQLAPDADEDIHAVVPLLERPAEQRTRLETTQLRDALRRCIEAIRRLDPSATGGSRLRAALDYRSWFAFTVYVTDSANPESERKLGHRTALSQGEQRVVAYLVLFAAAAAQFDSLAAHAKHAPRLILLDDAFAKVDEPTHGRLLGLLIELDLDFVLTSERVWGCFPSVPSLHIYECLRDPAVPGIATLHFTWDGHRRRLVGV, encoded by the coding sequence ATGAGCGACGCTGGTGAGCCCGTGACGACGCTGCCCGCCGCCGCCCGCGTCCAGCGTTACCAGCTCAACCGGGCGGGCATCTGCAACGTCTGGCAGTACGACGACCACACCTTCCAGTTCGCCGACGGCCGGCTGCTGCTGCGCGGCCGCAATGGCGCAGGCAAATCCAAGGCGCTGGAGATGCTGCTGCCGTTCCTGCTCGACGGCGACGCGCGCCGCCTCGACACGACGGGCACCGGTCGGACCAGCCTGCGTTGGCTGCTGCTGGGCGGCCGGGCCGCCGAACCGGACGAGGACGAGGACCCCGAGGACCCCGAGGACGACGACACCGGCGAGGAGACCTCGACGCTCGGCTACCTGTGGGTCGAGTTCGCCCTGGGCGAGGATGACGGTGACGCGCGCTGGATCACTCTCGGCGCCGCCATCACCGCCTCCGCCAGCACTGACGCCCGCAGCGTGTTCTTCGTCACCGACCGCTCCGTCGGCACGGACCTTGAGCTGGTCACCGACGGCCGCCCCCTTCCCGTAGAGCGGCTGCGCACCGAGGTCGGCACCGACAACTGCTTCGACTCCGCCGTCCCCTACCGCGCCAGGGTGATGCGCGACCTCTTCGGAATCGACGACCCGGTGCGCTACCGCAACTTGGTCCACCTGCTCTACCGGTTGCGCCGCCCCACCATCGGGGAGCGCCTGGAGGCGGGCGAGCTCGTCTCGGTGCTGGCCGAGGCGCTGCCACCGATGGACGAGAGCATCATCGACGAGGTAGCGCGCAACATCTCCGATCTGGAGGAGGCCCGCGAGCGGCTGGCGACGCTGCGCGCGGCCCGCGAGGAGGTGGGGGCGTTCCTCACCGACTACCGCGGCTACCTGCACGGTGCCCTGCACGGCCAGGTCCGGTCCGTGCGCGAGCAGGTCACCGCCTACCAGCGCCGCGATGCCGAGGTCGAGCGCCTGCGTGCCGAGCTCGACCAGCTCGTCGCGAGCGAGAGCGCGGCGCAGGAGGAGCGCGACCGGCTCCGGCGCACCCGCGACACTGCGGCCTCCGACGCCGCGACCCTCAACACCGCGGGCGCGGTGCCTCCCGTGGCCTCGGACGAGGTGCACGAGGCGCGCTACGCCGCCGTCACCGCCTACGTTCGCGCCGCCGAGGCGTCCTGGGCCGCCGCCGGCTTCGCCGTGACCACCGAGGAGCAGGCCCGGCAGCGGCTCGCCGCCGACATCGGGGCGATCGAGCGCGCGCTCTCCGAGCTGCAGCGCCTGCACACCCAAGTGGTCGAGTGCGCACGCGAAGGCGGTTTGGGGTCGCTGCAGCTCGGCCAGATTCCGCGTCCGGTCAGCACCACGCTCGCGCCGCGCGAGAGCGTCTCCCAGGTCGACCTCGAAGGAGTGGAGCGGGCGGTCGAGCGCGAGCCGGTATCCGGAATCGACCTCGCCGACCTCCGCCGGGGGCTCGCCGAGTTGCATGACCGGATGACCGCGGCCGACAGCCACGCGGTCGAACGCGCGGGGGCGGCCACCGCCCTGCGCGACCTTGCCGCCGATCTCGCGGCCGCCGAACGCCGCGAGGAGGCACTGACCGGAGAGGAGGAGTCGGCCGACGCCGTCCTGGAACGCGCGCACGAGAGAGAACGGGCGGCGATCGAGCGGGTCCGAGCCGCCAGCGCCGAGTATGCGACCCAGGTGCGCGAATGGGGCACCACCCTGCGGGAGTCCGTGCCCGATAGCGATCTGAGTGACCCCCTGGCCCGCCTGGAGGAACAGGTCGAGCTGCCCCTCGACGAGGCCATGCGGGTGCTCGACCCCGATGTTCCGGAGAAGGTGGCGCGCGCCGCCCACGAGATCGTGGACCCGCTGCTGCGGGACCTGCGAGGGCGCCGCGACACCGCGGTCGGGGAGGAACGCGAACTCGTCACGGAACTGGACGAGCTCTCCGACCGCAAGGCCGGCACCCCGGGGCACGTCGCGGCCCCGCCCCCAGCGTGGGCGACGGCCGACCGCGAGGAGGCCGCGGGAATCCCCCTTTACCGCACCGTGGACTTCGTGGAATCGCTCACCCCGGACGAGTGCGCCGGGCTGGAGGCCGCACTGGAGGCGAGCGGGCTCCTCTCCGGATGGATCGCCGCCGACGGGACAGTCGTTGACCCCACAACGGGCGACCTGATGTTGACCGCCGGCCGCCAGGCCACCGGCCGCACCCTGCTCGACGTGCTCACCCCCGTCTGCGACCCCGCCTCCGGGGTCGCGGACCGCACCGTCGCCGCTCTGCTCGCCTCGGTGGCGCTGCTCCCCGCGGCGGGCGAGGGTGAGCCCGAGGCGCGGCACCGGCGCCTCGGCTCCAACGCGGCCTCCAGCGCGGTGGCCCTTGACGGGCGGTGGCGGCTTGGCGTGGCCAGTGGCGCCCACCACAAGTCCGCCCCCGAGTACATCGGCGAGCAGGCCCGCGCCGAGGCGCGCGACCGCCAGCTCGCCAACGTCGACCGGCGGATCGCCATCGCCGAGGCGCTGCTCGCCGAGGCCGGGGAACGCCGCGGTGACATCGAGACACGGTACGCCGCCCTCATCGACATCTCCCGCGCCGTGCCCGACGGACGCGACCTTGTCGGCGCCTGGGCCGCCCTCGACAACGCGCGTTCCTGGCTGGCCGACGCCAGGCGTGCGCACTCCGCCGCACGGGACGAGGCCGCGACTGCCCGCTCGACCGTCCTGGACCTGCGTTCGCGGTTGCGCGAGCGTGCCTCCGAGGCCGGCGCGACCGCCCTTCCCACCGCGGGTGCCGCTCTCGCTGACACCGTCACCGCGCTGGAGGCACTGCGGGTGCGGGTCGGTGCCGCGCAGCAGGACCTCGAAGCGCTCGCGGTGCTGCTCGCCGAGTACCAGCGGCACGTCGAGGAGTGGGAGCGCGCTCGCTCCGACCGGATCATCGCCGAGGACGCGCGGACGTCCGCGATCAGCGACATGATCACCGTGCGCCGGCGGATCGAGCTGACCGACCGCGCCCGCGCCGCCGCGCCGGACCAGATCGAGAGTGCCGTGGGCGAGGTCCGCGGGCGAATGGACCAGGCGGGAGGCCAGCTCCCCGAGGCAGAGCGCGCCGCGCAGCAGGCCCGCGACGACCGTGTCGCCGCCGAGACCCGGCTGGACGCGGCCGTGTTCGAGCGCGCCGAACAGGCCAGGCGCACTCTGGCCGCCGGGGCGGCGCTGCGCGAGATGCTGGGCGACGCGGACGGCGAAGCCGACTCCGCCCTGCTCGCGGCGGCCGGGCTCACCGGGCTCACCGGAGTCTGGGCCGACGAGGAGGGGTCGGCCGCCACCGAAACCGGCGGCGATGCGGACCCGGCCACCGGTGACGACGCGCTCGCCGACCGGGTGAGCGCGCTCGAAACCCTGGTCACCGCCCTTGAGGGCGGCCTCGAACCCCCCGAGAAGGCGGCCGAGGTCGACGACAGCGGCATCCTGCGCCGGCGCGAGGAACTACACCGGCTGCTCACCGGGACCGACACGGCCGCCGACGGCCGGGCACCGCGCCGCAGCTCCATCGGCGCCCGCACCGAACTCACCGAGCCGAACGGGATCAAACGGCTGACCGTGCACGACGACGACGGCTCGCGCGACATCGCCGAGTACGCCGACCGCCTCGACGAGGCCATCGCACGCGCCGAGGAGGCGGCGCTGATGTGCGAGGAGGAGGCGTTCGAACGCCACCTGCTCGGCGAGCTCGCCGGCCACCTCGCGCGCCAGATCGACGACGCGCGGGCGCTCATCGCCAACATGAACGACGTCCTGGCCAGCGTGACCACCTCCCAAGGGCTCGGGGTGCGGATGGACTGGCAGCTGGCGCCCGACGCCGACGAGGACATCCACGCGGTGGTGCCGCTGCTGGAGCGTCCCGCGGAGCAACGGACCCGGCTCGAGACCACCCAGCTTCGCGACGCGCTGCGCCGCTGCATCGAGGCGATCCGCCGGCTCGACCCCTCGGCCACCGGTGGCTCCCGGTTGCGGGCCGCTCTGGACTACCGGTCGTGGTTCGCGTTCACCGTCTACGTGACCGACTCCGCGAACCCCGAAAGCGAACGCAAGCTGGGCCACCGGACCGCACTCAGCCAGGGCGAGCAGCGGGTGGTCGCCTACCTGGTGCTCTTCGCGGCGGCGGCCGCGCAGTTCGACTCGCTGGCCGCGCACGCGAAGCACGCGCCGCGGCTCATCCTGCTGGACGACGCGTTCGCGAAGGTGGACGAGCCCACCCACGGCCGGCTGCTGGGATTGCTGATCGAGCTGGACCTGGACTTCGTCCTTACCTCGGAGCGGGTCTGGGGATGCTTCCCCAGCGTGCCCAGCCTGCATATCTACGAGTGCCTGCGCGACCCCGCTGTACCCGGCATCGCCACCCTGCACTTCACCTGGGACGGCCACCGGCGACGCCTCGTGGGGGTCTGA
- a CDS encoding AAA family ATPase has translation MELGVVTTVTTSHQAFTGEPRPPDDGGGGASEAVLARLASSPIDPLARQWVAAALHEDGDNALAACAQGEPPPVPEPVRAQEAPQGQVRYSYLSRIEVQGFRGIGRPTALEFPPAPGLTVIVGRNGSGKSSFAEAAEAALTGRNLRWDAMPTAWRDGWRNLHYDERTEVTLDLMLSGDAVPTRVTRTWAGDSVRSARGSVEWPGGGTTTLRGLGWDDELVRYRPFLSYDELGRTITGRAAELYDTITTILGLTDLADAERRLARTCDKLAKQRDRPNRILGQLVDRLRESGDPRATRAVELLTATSIDLEQLASIASDTGPADPERQVVLRRLRRLAVPERSVLTDVVNELRGAAMELAMTAGTKGDRARGIVDLLRQATEHQQRHPTETDCPTCGANQAFGPGWAAKAKAQIAALEPVAATASAAYERAEAARDQARFLMAPMPSWLPPDSELGQVWAQWEAGTHLTDLGELADHIENVGRRLRSTAVAARKEAGARLEDPTDGWGDLAEQLSEWVDDARASMRAAEALRPAEQALWWLTEQAREIRASRLSPLAAYAEQVWHLLRQERRIDLEALRLVGRGTQRRVAVDVTVDGAEGDANSPGLLSQGEFQALALSICLPRTMVSGNPFGFLVIDDPVQAMDTETVEGLASVLAEVGRHRQIIVFTHDTRLPDALRRLGLPATIRAIQRDAMSNVQVADYGY, from the coding sequence ATGGAGCTGGGTGTGGTGACGACGGTGACAACGAGCCATCAGGCATTCACCGGCGAACCGCGGCCACCGGACGACGGTGGAGGCGGGGCGTCTGAGGCCGTCCTGGCACGGCTCGCGAGCTCGCCAATCGACCCGCTTGCCCGGCAGTGGGTCGCGGCCGCGCTGCACGAGGACGGGGACAACGCCCTCGCCGCCTGTGCGCAAGGCGAGCCTCCGCCGGTGCCGGAACCGGTGCGGGCGCAGGAGGCCCCCCAGGGCCAGGTGCGGTACAGCTATCTGAGCCGGATCGAGGTCCAGGGTTTCCGCGGTATCGGCCGGCCGACCGCGCTGGAGTTCCCGCCGGCCCCCGGTCTGACCGTCATCGTCGGGCGCAACGGCTCGGGGAAGTCCAGCTTCGCCGAGGCCGCCGAGGCCGCCCTCACCGGGCGCAACCTCCGGTGGGACGCCATGCCCACCGCGTGGCGCGACGGCTGGCGCAACCTGCACTACGACGAGCGCACCGAGGTCACGCTCGACCTGATGCTCTCCGGCGACGCCGTCCCGACCCGGGTCACGCGTACCTGGGCCGGCGACAGTGTGCGCTCGGCGCGGGGCTCGGTCGAGTGGCCCGGCGGCGGGACCACCACCCTGCGCGGGCTGGGCTGGGACGACGAGCTGGTCCGCTACCGCCCGTTCCTGTCCTACGACGAGCTGGGCCGTACCATCACCGGCCGCGCGGCCGAGCTCTACGACACGATCACCACGATCCTGGGGCTTACAGACCTCGCCGATGCCGAACGCCGCCTGGCCCGGACCTGCGACAAGTTGGCCAAGCAGCGCGACCGCCCCAATCGCATCCTGGGACAGCTCGTCGACCGGCTGCGCGAGAGTGGGGACCCGCGCGCCACACGCGCCGTGGAGCTGCTGACCGCCACGTCCATCGATCTCGAGCAGCTCGCCAGCATCGCGAGCGACACCGGGCCGGCCGATCCCGAGCGCCAGGTGGTACTGCGCCGGCTGCGGCGCCTCGCCGTGCCCGAGCGCTCCGTGCTCACCGATGTGGTCAACGAGCTGCGCGGCGCTGCTATGGAGCTCGCCATGACAGCGGGCACCAAGGGGGACCGCGCCCGGGGCATCGTGGACCTGCTCCGCCAGGCGACGGAGCACCAGCAACGGCACCCGACCGAAACCGACTGCCCGACCTGCGGCGCGAACCAGGCGTTCGGTCCGGGATGGGCGGCGAAGGCCAAGGCGCAGATCGCCGCTCTGGAGCCCGTGGCCGCGACAGCCTCCGCTGCCTATGAGCGTGCCGAGGCCGCGCGCGACCAGGCCCGGTTCCTCATGGCCCCGATGCCGTCCTGGTTGCCTCCGGACAGTGAGCTGGGCCAGGTGTGGGCGCAGTGGGAGGCCGGGACGCACCTCACCGACCTGGGTGAGTTGGCCGACCACATCGAGAATGTGGGGCGCAGGCTGCGCTCGACGGCGGTCGCCGCGCGCAAGGAGGCGGGGGCCCGCCTTGAGGATCCCACCGACGGGTGGGGGGACCTGGCCGAGCAGCTCTCGGAGTGGGTCGACGACGCCCGCGCGTCGATGCGCGCCGCCGAGGCGCTGCGTCCGGCCGAGCAGGCGCTGTGGTGGCTCACCGAGCAGGCCCGGGAGATCCGCGCCAGCCGGCTGAGTCCGCTCGCGGCGTACGCCGAACAGGTCTGGCATCTGCTGCGCCAGGAGCGCCGTATCGACCTCGAAGCGCTGCGCCTGGTCGGGCGGGGCACGCAGCGGCGGGTCGCGGTGGACGTCACGGTCGACGGTGCGGAGGGTGACGCGAACTCGCCCGGGCTGCTCAGCCAGGGCGAGTTCCAGGCGCTGGCGCTGTCCATCTGCCTGCCGCGCACGATGGTCTCCGGCAACCCGTTCGGTTTCCTGGTGATCGACGACCCTGTGCAGGCCATGGACACCGAGACCGTCGAGGGCCTGGCCAGTGTGCTCGCCGAGGTGGGACGGCACCGGCAGATCATCGTCTTCACGCACGACACCCGGCTGCCCGATGCGCTGCGCCGTCTCGGGCTGCCCGCGACGATCCGCGCCATCCAGCGCGACGCCATGTCCAACGTGCAGGTGGCCGACTACGGGTACTAG
- the rpmG gene encoding 50S ribosomal protein L33 has protein sequence MAVTDVRPKITLACQECKHRNYITRKNRRNNPDRLTLKKFCPNCRTHSEHRETR, from the coding sequence GTGGCTGTCACAGATGTGAGGCCGAAGATCACCCTGGCGTGCCAGGAGTGCAAGCACCGCAACTACATCACGCGTAAGAACCGTCGGAACAACCCCGACCGCCTTACGCTGAAGAAGTTCTGCCCCAACTGCCGGACGCACTCCGAGCACCGCGAGACCCGCTAG
- a CDS encoding MaoC family dehydratase N-terminal domain-containing protein → MAINRDFLGREYPAPELYEVTRGKIREFAEAIQDANPIYTDAATARAAGYTDVIAPPTFPIIMGMAGAGQAIVDPELRLDFSMVVHREQRFRYSRPMEAGDLVHCVTRISDIKALGGNELMTLDSEMSTPGGEHIVTALNTIVVRGGAEDAEH, encoded by the coding sequence ATGGCGATCAACCGCGACTTTCTGGGGCGGGAGTACCCGGCCCCGGAACTTTACGAGGTGACGCGGGGCAAGATCCGGGAGTTCGCCGAGGCGATCCAGGACGCGAACCCGATCTACACCGACGCGGCCACGGCCAGAGCCGCCGGGTACACCGACGTCATCGCACCGCCCACGTTCCCCATCATCATGGGAATGGCGGGCGCCGGCCAGGCCATCGTCGACCCCGAGCTCCGCCTCGACTTCTCGATGGTGGTGCACCGCGAGCAGCGGTTCCGGTACAGCCGGCCCATGGAGGCGGGCGACCTCGTCCACTGTGTGACGCGCATCTCCGACATCAAGGCCCTGGGCGGCAACGAGCTCATGACGCTCGACAGCGAGATGAGTACCCCCGGAGGAGAGCACATCGTCACCGCGCTCAACACCATCGTCGTCCGGGGTGGCGCCGAGGACGCCGAGCACTAG
- a CDS encoding MaoC family dehydratase, with the protein MTATVKYADVEVGQELPEQTYPVRRLDLVRYAGASGDFNEIHWNERVAKSVGLPNVIAHGMFTMAEAGRYITDWVGDPGAIVEFGVRFSAPVVVPDDDTGAEIVISGVVRKKLEDNQVAVALTARSKGVKVLGGSTVVVRLG; encoded by the coding sequence ATGACCGCCACCGTCAAGTACGCCGATGTCGAGGTGGGCCAGGAGCTGCCCGAGCAGACCTACCCCGTCCGGCGGCTGGACCTCGTCCGCTACGCGGGCGCTTCGGGGGACTTCAACGAGATCCACTGGAACGAGCGCGTCGCGAAGTCGGTCGGGCTGCCGAACGTCATCGCCCACGGCATGTTCACAATGGCCGAGGCGGGACGCTACATCACGGACTGGGTCGGCGACCCCGGCGCGATCGTCGAGTTCGGGGTGCGCTTCTCCGCCCCCGTGGTGGTGCCGGATGACGACACCGGCGCGGAGATCGTCATCAGTGGTGTCGTGCGCAAGAAACTTGAGGACAACCAGGTCGCGGTGGCGCTCACCGCACGTTCCAAGGGCGTGAAGGTGCTGGGCGGCTCCACCGTGGTCGTCCGGCTCGGCTAA
- a CDS encoding UDP-N-acetylmuramate dehydrogenase, with protein sequence MTTAPADNVRLADYTTLGLGGPAGRFVTARDTEELVAATAAADAAGEPLLLLGSGSNVVVGDAGFPGTVVHVDSQGLRRVPAGDDRMQLHASAGAEWDSLVEYAVAEGLSGLECLSGIPGRVGSTPIQNVGAYGQEVSETIARVLVYDRETGERRVMTGAECGFSYRSSVFKGDDRYVVCEVVFELTRSPLSRPIRYAEVARSLGANLGDQVPLSEARAVVLRLRKGKGMVLDPADPDTRSAGSFFTNPILGPEEFTEFGKRVAERLGPDVEPPAHPDGTGRVKLSAAWLIDKAGFSKGYGRGPVRISSKHTLALTNADGATTADLLELAREVRAGVAEKFGVTLVNEPVLVGATL encoded by the coding sequence GTGACCACTGCTCCCGCCGACAACGTCCGGCTCGCCGACTACACCACTCTCGGTCTCGGTGGTCCGGCCGGACGCTTTGTCACCGCCCGCGACACCGAGGAGCTCGTCGCCGCCACCGCCGCGGCCGACGCCGCCGGCGAGCCGCTCCTGCTGCTGGGCAGCGGAAGCAACGTCGTCGTCGGCGACGCGGGATTCCCGGGCACGGTCGTGCACGTCGACTCCCAGGGGCTGCGCCGCGTGCCGGCCGGCGACGACCGGATGCAACTGCACGCGAGCGCGGGCGCGGAGTGGGATTCCCTTGTGGAGTACGCCGTAGCCGAAGGGCTCAGCGGGCTGGAGTGCCTCTCCGGGATTCCCGGCCGGGTCGGCTCCACCCCCATCCAGAACGTCGGTGCCTACGGCCAGGAGGTCAGCGAGACCATCGCGCGGGTTCTGGTCTACGACCGGGAGACCGGGGAACGGCGGGTGATGACCGGCGCCGAGTGCGGGTTCAGCTACCGCAGCAGCGTCTTCAAGGGCGACGACCGCTACGTGGTCTGCGAGGTGGTGTTCGAGCTCACGCGTTCCCCGCTGAGCCGGCCCATCCGCTACGCCGAGGTGGCCCGCTCCCTGGGGGCGAACCTTGGCGACCAGGTGCCACTCAGCGAGGCGCGCGCCGTCGTGCTCCGGCTGCGCAAGGGGAAGGGCATGGTGCTCGACCCGGCCGACCCCGACACCCGCAGCGCGGGCTCCTTCTTCACCAACCCGATCCTCGGTCCCGAGGAGTTCACCGAGTTCGGCAAGCGGGTCGCGGAGCGGCTCGGTCCCGATGTGGAGCCGCCCGCCCACCCGGACGGCACCGGGCGGGTGAAGCTCTCCGCCGCCTGGCTCATCGACAAGGCCGGGTTCAGCAAGGGATACGGCCGCGGGCCGGTCCGGATCTCCTCGAAGCACACGCTCGCGCTGACCAACGCGGACGGCGCGACAACAGCCGACCTGCTGGAGCTGGCCCGCGAGGTGCGCGCCGGTGTCGCGGAGAAGTTCGGCGTGACCCTGGTGAACGAGCCGGTCCTGGTGGGGGCCACGCTCTAG
- a CDS encoding TMEM165/GDT1 family protein, with translation MAFLIPLAASAAAIFVAEMGDKTQLVAMSLATRYRITTVLVGITLATVAVHAASVLIAGVLGLAIPTDWVTLVAGLAFLLFGAWTLRGDELSSKDEERAASRRLSSGLMTVCAVFFIAELGDKTMLATIAVGTQYHWLPVWIGSTVGMVLADGLAIALGAVLGKKLPEHVVRLCAAVAFFAAGAVLTFQGLRMVAA, from the coding sequence TTGGCATTTCTCATTCCCCTGGCCGCGAGTGCCGCCGCCATTTTCGTGGCGGAAATGGGTGACAAGACCCAGCTCGTGGCAATGTCACTGGCGACGCGGTACCGCATTACCACCGTCCTTGTGGGCATCACGCTGGCGACGGTCGCGGTGCACGCCGCCAGCGTCCTCATCGCCGGGGTCCTCGGGCTGGCGATTCCCACCGACTGGGTCACCCTCGTAGCCGGACTCGCCTTCCTCCTCTTCGGCGCCTGGACGCTGCGCGGTGACGAGCTCAGCAGCAAGGACGAGGAGCGAGCGGCGTCGCGGCGGCTGAGCTCCGGCCTCATGACGGTGTGCGCCGTCTTCTTCATCGCCGAGCTCGGGGACAAGACGATGCTCGCGACGATCGCGGTAGGGACCCAGTACCACTGGTTGCCGGTATGGATCGGGTCGACGGTCGGCATGGTGCTCGCCGACGGCCTCGCGATCGCGCTGGGCGCCGTCCTGGGCAAGAAGCTGCCCGAGCATGTGGTGCGCCTCTGCGCAGCGGTCGCCTTCTTCGCTGCCGGGGCGGTGCTCACCTTCCAGGGCCTGCGGATGGTCGCGGCGTGA
- a CDS encoding adenosine deaminase — protein MHRPIARLPKAHLHQHFTGSMRHSTLVELAHERGVHLPHALVEDWPPTLRATDERGWFRFQRLYDVARSVLQRPEDIYRLLREAAEDDRADGSGWLEIQVDPSGYAARFDGLTATLELILDAARTAERDTGTAVGIMVAANRTKHPLDARTLARLAAQYAGSGVYAFGLNNDERRGRALDFERAFRIARRADLLSTPHGGELNGPRSVRDCLDELSADRIGHGVRAVEDPYLVERIATGKVTLEVCPTSNMSLGVVDELDQVPLRRLFDAGAPIALGADDPLLFGPRLAAQYEIARTVFGFSDAELAELARMSVKGSAAPDALRKELLAGIDAWLAEPPRP, from the coding sequence ATGCACCGCCCCATCGCCAGGCTGCCCAAGGCCCACCTGCACCAGCACTTCACCGGATCCATGCGGCACAGCACCCTCGTCGAGCTGGCGCACGAGCGCGGCGTGCACCTGCCGCACGCCCTGGTCGAGGACTGGCCGCCCACACTGCGCGCCACCGACGAGCGCGGCTGGTTCCGGTTCCAACGGCTCTACGATGTCGCGCGGTCGGTGCTGCAGCGCCCCGAGGACATCTACCGGCTGCTCCGGGAGGCTGCCGAGGACGACCGGGCCGACGGATCCGGTTGGCTGGAAATCCAGGTGGATCCCAGCGGCTACGCAGCGCGCTTCGACGGCCTCACCGCGACGCTGGAGCTCATCCTGGACGCGGCGCGGACGGCTGAACGCGACACCGGCACCGCCGTTGGGATCATGGTCGCGGCCAACCGCACCAAGCACCCCTTGGACGCCAGGACGCTGGCCCGGCTCGCCGCGCAGTACGCCGGAAGCGGGGTGTACGCGTTCGGGTTGAACAATGACGAGCGCAGGGGCCGGGCGCTGGACTTCGAGCGCGCGTTCCGGATCGCGCGGCGCGCCGACCTGCTCTCCACCCCGCACGGCGGCGAGCTCAACGGCCCGCGCAGCGTCCGGGACTGCCTTGACGAGCTGTCCGCCGACCGGATCGGGCACGGGGTACGCGCGGTCGAGGACCCCTATCTGGTGGAGCGGATCGCCACCGGCAAGGTCACCCTGGAGGTGTGTCCCACGTCCAACATGAGCCTGGGCGTGGTCGACGAGCTCGACCAGGTGCCACTGCGCAGGCTGTTCGACGCTGGGGCACCCATCGCGCTTGGGGCCGACGACCCCCTGCTGTTCGGCCCGCGGCTGGCGGCGCAGTACGAGATCGCCCGCACTGTGTTCGGCTTCTCCGACGCGGAGCTCGCGGAGCTGGCCCGGATGTCGGTGAAGGGCTCGGCCGCGCCCGACGCGCTCCGCAAGGAGCTCCTCGCCGGCATCGACGCCTGGCTGGCGGAACCGCCCCGACCGTAA